Proteins encoded in a region of the uncultured Paludibaculum sp. genome:
- a CDS encoding TolC family protein: MLWRRTSLLTLSMGLGRIFGQMQGAPASGVDQLVQQAFAHNREILAARQRVAEARGLLRQAGVRPVSTIEVNAGSGRPLGTTGEEEYTIGYSRPLETAGKRSKRVALAEQGLQLAEAELAELRRQLAYDIKVRYIDAAANHRKTAAIESIVTVNRASYRLIDARVERGDAAPLERQLLLVELNRAEAQKATAVGQAESARLALRQSMGIPPGANDEAKVATLPPDDVVANLDDVRKRALENRPDLRLAGALESQSGAELALTEAQSRPDLTASAQYARRYSQFEDPLRRTGSGSPLLLQDRDNILTLGISIPLQSRRRNEGNIEAAVARQRAAGLRRQHLEVTIPLEAEAAWRRYQAAKTAVGILNRGVLDESRRNLLVIRQAYDLGQLRLLDVLNEQRRLLETELSFVDAEAELARSIAELERTVGGSLK, encoded by the coding sequence ATGTTGTGGAGACGCACGTCTCTGCTCACCCTTTCCATGGGGTTGGGCAGAATATTCGGTCAGATGCAGGGTGCGCCTGCGTCCGGTGTGGACCAACTTGTCCAGCAGGCCTTTGCGCACAATCGCGAAATTCTCGCCGCACGGCAGCGCGTGGCGGAGGCACGCGGTCTGCTGCGGCAGGCAGGCGTGCGGCCGGTGTCGACCATCGAGGTGAACGCCGGCAGTGGGCGACCGCTCGGAACCACGGGCGAGGAGGAGTACACAATTGGCTACTCCCGGCCGCTTGAAACCGCAGGGAAACGTTCCAAGCGCGTTGCGCTGGCGGAACAGGGGCTACAGTTGGCCGAGGCGGAACTTGCTGAACTCCGGCGGCAGTTGGCGTATGACATCAAAGTCCGCTACATCGACGCCGCCGCGAACCACCGAAAGACCGCAGCCATCGAGAGCATCGTCACTGTCAATCGGGCTTCGTACCGGTTGATTGACGCTCGGGTAGAGCGGGGAGATGCCGCCCCCCTCGAACGACAATTACTGCTAGTCGAACTCAACCGGGCGGAGGCTCAGAAGGCGACCGCCGTAGGGCAGGCCGAGTCTGCCCGTTTGGCCCTTCGCCAGTCGATGGGCATACCTCCCGGAGCGAACGACGAAGCAAAGGTAGCCACACTCCCGCCGGATGATGTGGTGGCAAATCTGGACGATGTCCGTAAAAGGGCGCTGGAGAATCGTCCCGACCTTCGACTGGCGGGCGCATTGGAGTCGCAGTCCGGCGCGGAGTTGGCGCTGACGGAGGCCCAGAGCCGGCCAGACCTGACAGCTTCCGCGCAGTATGCGCGGCGCTATTCGCAGTTCGAGGACCCCCTTCGTAGGACCGGTTCCGGATCGCCCCTATTGCTGCAGGATCGCGACAACATACTCACCCTTGGCATCTCCATCCCACTCCAGAGCCGCAGACGGAATGAAGGCAATATCGAGGCGGCTGTCGCACGGCAGCGAGCCGCGGGACTCAGAAGACAGCATCTTGAAGTGACGATCCCACTGGAGGCGGAGGCGGCCTGGCGACGATACCAGGCGGCGAAGACCGCCGTTGGCATCCTGAATCGGGGGGTGCTGGATGAGTCGCGGCGCAACTTGCTGGTAATCCGCCAAGCCTACGATCTCGGCCAGTTGAGGCTGCTGGATGTACTAAACGAGCAGCGCCGGCTGCTCGAAACCGAGCTGAGTTTCGTCGATGCCGAGGCCGAGCTCGCGCGCAGTATCGCTGAACTGGAGCGGACGGTGGGAGGGAGCCTGAAATGA
- a CDS encoding radical SAM protein: MPDAHMHKLRVGPFVRSMREAPLTLTTLAALVPGDPDIEVKLVDGSVDPVPLDDPADLVGISVITGCAPSAYAMARHYRERGTPVVLGGVHVSVLPGEAIEHADAIVIGRGESAWPRLIEDFRRGRMKRVYREHTIGSDVLEGVPTPRRDLQRKSGYMMPNSVQATRGCRRKCDFCSVPAVWPKYLKRPVADVIRDIKAISGNIIAFNDVSLVDDAEYARELFTAMIPLRKRWGGLVTADSLQDTQLLDLMVESGCVYLLVGFESGDQATLRRIRKSFNQTVRYKDVVAMLQRRGITIQGCFVFGFDHDDKSVFESTVNLVQDLGIDIPRYSLYTPYPGTPLFARLMEERRILSFNWNDYDTMHVVIQPAQMSPGDLYSGFKWAYRESFRLHRIAQRVARPDLRCPINFVGNLCYRIFVHRLYHERRFASPYSVGDPGRAPGPEQWQVPAELEETPCRV, from the coding sequence ATGCCTGACGCTCACATGCACAAACTGAGGGTGGGGCCGTTTGTACGCTCGATGCGGGAGGCGCCGCTGACCCTGACGACACTCGCTGCTCTGGTGCCAGGCGATCCCGACATCGAGGTTAAGCTCGTTGATGGCAGTGTGGATCCTGTGCCGCTGGACGATCCGGCCGACCTGGTGGGCATCAGCGTGATCACCGGCTGCGCACCCTCCGCGTATGCCATGGCGCGGCACTATCGGGAACGCGGAACTCCCGTGGTGCTTGGCGGGGTTCACGTTTCGGTGTTGCCCGGAGAAGCGATCGAACACGCCGATGCGATCGTCATCGGGCGCGGCGAGTCCGCATGGCCTAGGCTGATTGAGGATTTCCGCCGGGGCCGTATGAAGCGAGTCTACCGGGAGCACACCATAGGAAGTGACGTCCTCGAGGGCGTTCCCACGCCGCGGCGTGACCTGCAGCGAAAGTCCGGCTACATGATGCCAAACAGCGTCCAGGCAACCCGGGGGTGCCGGCGCAAGTGCGACTTCTGCTCGGTGCCCGCAGTGTGGCCGAAGTATCTCAAACGGCCGGTGGCGGACGTCATACGAGACATCAAGGCGATCTCGGGCAATATCATCGCGTTCAATGACGTCAGCCTAGTGGATGACGCGGAGTACGCGCGCGAGTTGTTTACGGCCATGATCCCGCTACGGAAGCGGTGGGGCGGACTGGTCACGGCCGACAGCTTGCAGGACACCCAGTTGCTCGACCTGATGGTGGAGAGCGGGTGCGTCTACCTGTTGGTGGGCTTTGAATCCGGTGACCAAGCTACACTGCGGAGGATCCGCAAGAGCTTCAACCAGACGGTGCGGTACAAAGACGTAGTTGCCATGCTCCAGCGGCGCGGCATCACCATTCAAGGATGCTTTGTCTTCGGTTTCGATCACGACGACAAGAGCGTTTTCGAGTCCACTGTGAACCTGGTGCAGGACCTGGGTATCGATATCCCCCGCTACTCCCTCTACACGCCCTATCCAGGTACTCCGCTGTTCGCCCGGTTGATGGAGGAGCGGCGAATCCTCAGCTTCAACTGGAATGATTACGACACCATGCATGTGGTGATTCAGCCGGCCCAGATGAGCCCGGGGGATCTCTATTCCGGATTCAAATGGGCGTATCGCGAATCCTTCCGCCTGCATCGTATCGCCCAACGTGTAGCGCGGCCCGATCTTCGGTGCCCGATCAATTTTGTCGGCAACCTCTGCTACCGGATCTTCGTGCATCGCCTCTATCATGAGCGCCGCTTTGCCTCGCCGTACTCGGTGGGTGATCCTGGGCGTGCCCCTGGTCCCGAGCAGTGGCAGGTGCCAGCCGAACTGGAGGAGACTCCATGCCGCGTGTGA
- a CDS encoding sugar phosphate isomerase/epimerase family protein, with amino-acid sequence MTRRDLLAMASSLPGLLSSTAASAQPATGRRMGGTPTAFLAHVRAAREGGSPFDIVEHCHNFGLAGVQTNPPSLDPEALRKFRQRLDTYQMHLVSDPRLPKDAGELPAFEAQVKAFKEAGAVAFHAALTGRRYEDFASFEPWKQMFEQRQRQVELAEPILRKYKVPLGIENHKGWRSAEQAAWMKRLGSEWVGVCLDFGNNLSLCEDPLETAKTLAPFTVYTHIKDMGVEPYEDGFLLAEVPFGEGIVDLPQIIAMLRKKDPNMIFNLEMITRDPLKIPVFTPKYWATFDDAYSPLPGRDLAKVLSLVQKNHPRQPLARTAGLSPAQQMKIEDELNRQCIAYAHEKLGL; translated from the coding sequence ATGACACGCAGAGACCTTCTCGCCATGGCAAGTTCCCTGCCTGGGCTGCTCTCGTCCACCGCCGCCTCCGCCCAGCCGGCCACTGGTCGACGCATGGGGGGCACGCCAACGGCATTCCTCGCCCACGTCCGGGCGGCGCGGGAGGGGGGCAGTCCCTTCGACATCGTCGAGCATTGCCACAACTTCGGCCTGGCCGGCGTGCAGACCAATCCGCCCTCATTGGATCCTGAGGCGCTTCGCAAGTTCCGGCAACGCCTCGACACCTATCAGATGCATCTGGTCTCCGACCCGCGGCTTCCCAAGGATGCTGGCGAGTTACCAGCATTTGAAGCGCAGGTGAAGGCGTTCAAGGAGGCCGGCGCCGTCGCATTCCACGCTGCGCTCACAGGCCGGCGCTATGAGGATTTCGCCAGCTTTGAGCCCTGGAAACAGATGTTCGAGCAGCGCCAGCGGCAGGTTGAACTGGCCGAGCCCATTCTGCGCAAGTACAAAGTCCCGCTGGGCATCGAGAACCACAAGGGCTGGCGCTCGGCCGAGCAGGCGGCCTGGATGAAGCGGCTCGGCAGCGAATGGGTAGGCGTCTGTCTCGATTTCGGCAACAACCTCTCGCTGTGTGAGGACCCGCTCGAAACGGCCAAGACGCTGGCTCCGTTCACTGTCTACACCCACATCAAGGACATGGGCGTGGAGCCATATGAGGATGGTTTCCTGCTGGCGGAAGTCCCGTTCGGCGAAGGCATCGTAGACCTTCCGCAGATCATCGCGATGCTCCGTAAGAAGGATCCGAACATGATCTTCAACCTGGAAATGATCACCCGCGACCCGCTGAAGATCCCGGTCTTCACGCCCAAATACTGGGCCACGTTCGACGACGCGTACAGCCCGCTGCCCGGGCGTGATCTGGCCAAGGTCCTCAGCTTGGTACAAAAGAACCATCCCAGGCAACCGTTGGCACGAACAGCCGGCCTGAGCCCGGCCCAGCAGATGAAGATCGAGGACGAACTCAACCGGCAGTGCATCGCATACGCTCACGAGAAACTGGGCTTGTAG
- a CDS encoding helix-turn-helix domain-containing protein has protein sequence MDVRPLFHPSVEDITVEGILHALSDPVRVAIYADIVAQQCSQNCSSFLTVSDKAIPKSTLSQHFKALREAGLIRGERHGVEVRNTPRCAEIEQRFPGLLQAIVNAHAIQLKGATRAKQPTAKKVARRTASSK, from the coding sequence ATGGATGTGCGGCCTTTGTTTCACCCGTCGGTTGAGGACATCACTGTAGAGGGCATCCTACATGCCCTATCCGACCCCGTGAGGGTGGCAATCTATGCGGACATCGTGGCGCAGCAGTGCTCACAAAATTGCTCGAGTTTTCTGACAGTTAGCGACAAGGCGATCCCGAAGTCGACGCTCTCCCAGCACTTCAAGGCGCTGCGCGAGGCGGGGTTGATCCGGGGCGAACGGCACGGGGTGGAAGTGCGCAACACTCCGCGTTGCGCCGAGATCGAGCAGCGCTTCCCCGGCCTGCTCCAGGCGATCGTCAATGCACACGCGATCCAATTGAAGGGCGCAACTCGAGCAAAGCAACCCACGGCCAAGAAAGTGGCCAGACGGACAGCCTCAAGTAAATAA
- a CDS encoding SDR family oxidoreductase: MGKLEGKVAVITAATSGMALATARLFVDEGAYVFITGRRKDKLDEAVKLVGKNVTGVQGDAANLADLDRLYETVKREKGKIDVLFASAGQGEFARLEEVTEEHFDKTFDLNVRGTLFTVQKALPLFSDNGSIVLNGSIASIKGFPSFGVYSASKAAVRSFARTWLLELKERGIRVNILSPGTIDTPALDPLGPDAKEFFKTQIPRGAMGRPEEIASVALFLASSDSSFVNGIELFVDGGTAQI, translated from the coding sequence ATGGGAAAGCTCGAAGGAAAAGTAGCAGTCATCACCGCGGCGACTTCCGGCATGGCGCTGGCCACAGCCCGGCTCTTCGTCGACGAGGGCGCGTACGTCTTCATCACGGGGCGCCGCAAGGACAAGCTCGACGAGGCTGTGAAGCTCGTTGGCAAGAACGTGACAGGCGTCCAGGGCGACGCCGCGAATCTGGCCGATCTCGACCGCCTCTATGAGACCGTCAAGCGCGAGAAGGGCAAAATCGACGTGCTCTTCGCCAGCGCGGGGCAGGGCGAATTCGCGAGGCTCGAGGAGGTGACGGAGGAGCACTTCGACAAAACCTTCGACCTCAACGTGCGCGGCACGCTTTTCACTGTGCAGAAGGCATTGCCCCTCTTTAGCGACAACGGATCCATTGTCCTGAACGGTTCCATCGCTAGCATCAAGGGCTTCCCATCGTTCGGCGTCTACAGCGCGAGCAAGGCCGCGGTTCGCTCCTTCGCTCGCACCTGGCTGCTGGAGCTGAAGGAGCGCGGGATTCGTGTGAACATTCTCAGCCCCGGCACCATCGACACGCCTGCCTTGGATCCGTTAGGGCCCGACGCCAAGGAATTCTTCAAAACGCAGATCCCGCGCGGCGCGATGGGTCGTCCGGAAGAGATCGCGAGTGTCGCGCTTTTCCTGGCCTCGAGTGATTCCAGCTTTGTGAACGGCATCGAACTGTTCGTCGACGGCGGCACCGCGCAGATCTGA
- a CDS encoding efflux RND transporter periplasmic adaptor subunit, whose product MKPGLVCFITVTSFLAGCSHSKPEPPPTEEKKESGLVHISAEAQRHFGLQVEPARVQELDEYLQVPGTVQPIDSHVNTVRPLARGRLHDVLVRIGDRVRKGQPLATYDNIEAGELAAQLAGARAELERLRGQERNLARQTTRARALADIGAVPTKEFEQATTEQQGAQQYIKSQESTIAGMLARLRRFGVPDGDLAKAPVATISAPMAGVVTKQEASPGEVIESSTALFTIADLSSVWVQAEVYEKDLGRVRVGQSAFVTVDTYANQPFTGKVTYVSDFLDPRTRTARVRCEVPNADIRLKLEMFATVNLPTTFSRKTLAVPAGAVQEVGDKAVVFVRRTATEFEPRSVSVGNTVRDLVEITSGLRQGESVVKAGAFHLKSILVGKELGEE is encoded by the coding sequence ATGAAACCAGGATTGGTTTGCTTCATCACAGTGACGAGCTTTCTCGCGGGATGCTCTCACTCCAAACCGGAGCCGCCACCCACGGAAGAAAAGAAAGAGAGCGGCTTGGTTCATATCAGCGCTGAGGCACAAAGGCATTTTGGGCTTCAGGTCGAGCCGGCGCGGGTTCAGGAACTGGACGAGTACCTGCAAGTTCCTGGAACGGTGCAGCCCATCGATAGCCATGTGAACACAGTCCGGCCGCTAGCGCGGGGCCGGTTGCATGACGTGCTGGTTCGCATCGGAGACCGGGTGAGAAAAGGCCAACCCTTGGCGACGTACGACAACATTGAGGCGGGCGAGCTGGCTGCGCAGCTTGCAGGCGCCCGAGCGGAACTGGAGCGGTTGCGCGGTCAGGAGCGAAATCTGGCGCGGCAGACTACGCGTGCGCGTGCTCTGGCCGACATCGGCGCTGTTCCCACGAAAGAGTTTGAGCAGGCAACCACCGAACAACAGGGAGCTCAGCAGTACATCAAATCCCAGGAGAGCACTATCGCCGGAATGCTGGCCCGTCTGCGGCGTTTCGGTGTGCCGGACGGCGATCTTGCGAAGGCGCCCGTCGCTACCATCAGCGCGCCCATGGCGGGTGTTGTTACGAAGCAGGAAGCCTCGCCCGGCGAGGTCATCGAATCGTCGACGGCGTTGTTCACCATCGCCGATCTCTCATCGGTTTGGGTGCAGGCGGAAGTCTACGAGAAGGACCTGGGGCGCGTCCGGGTGGGGCAGTCGGCATTCGTAACCGTCGACACCTACGCGAATCAGCCATTCACCGGGAAGGTGACCTACGTCAGCGATTTTCTTGACCCGCGGACCCGGACCGCTAGGGTGCGTTGCGAAGTTCCCAATGCGGACATCCGGCTCAAGCTGGAAATGTTCGCCACCGTGAATCTGCCGACTACGTTTAGCCGCAAGACGTTAGCCGTACCGGCCGGGGCCGTTCAGGAGGTCGGAGACAAGGCCGTCGTATTTGTCAGAAGAACGGCAACGGAGTTCGAACCGCGGTCGGTTTCAGTCGGCAACACGGTGCGCGATCTGGTTGAGATTACCAGTGGCTTGCGGCAGGGGGAGTCCGTCGTTAAGGCGGGTGCGTTCCACCTGAAGTCGATCCTGGTTGGCAAGGAGCTTGGGGAGGAATAA
- the wrbA gene encoding NAD(P)H:quinone oxidoreductase — MSKVLVLYYSSYGHIEQMAEAVADGAREAGAEVDIRRVPELVPEDVAKASHFKLDQKAPIARIDELANYDAIVVGVGTRFGRMASQMASFLDQAGKLWLQGALNGKVGGAFTCSATQHGGQETTLFSVIANLLHFGMIIVGLDYGYTGQMGVQEVTGGAPYGATTIAGGDGSRQPSANELNGARYQGRRIAEISNKLNR, encoded by the coding sequence ATGAGCAAGGTCCTTGTTCTTTACTATTCGAGCTACGGCCACATCGAGCAGATGGCTGAGGCAGTGGCGGACGGCGCTCGTGAGGCGGGCGCGGAAGTCGACATCCGGCGGGTTCCCGAATTGGTGCCCGAGGACGTCGCCAAGGCCTCCCATTTCAAGCTGGACCAGAAGGCTCCGATCGCCAGGATCGACGAACTCGCCAACTACGACGCCATCGTTGTCGGTGTCGGGACGCGATTTGGACGGATGGCTTCGCAAATGGCAAGCTTCCTCGATCAGGCCGGCAAACTCTGGCTGCAGGGCGCTCTCAATGGAAAAGTCGGCGGCGCCTTTACCTGCTCTGCTACCCAGCATGGCGGGCAGGAGACAACTCTGTTCTCCGTGATTGCAAACCTTCTCCATTTTGGAATGATCATCGTCGGCCTGGACTATGGCTACACGGGTCAGATGGGCGTTCAGGAAGTGACGGGCGGCGCGCCGTATGGAGCCACCACGATCGCAGGAGGAGATGGCTCGCGTCAGCCCTCTGCCAACGAGTTGAATGGCGCGCGCTATCAGGGCCGCAGAATTGCAGAAATCAGTAATAAGTTGAACCGATAG
- a CDS encoding radical SAM protein: protein MPRVTLIHPCLGRRAGERRGLRTWQMQPLWVAALAALQPADVELRFYDDRLEAIPFDEPTDLVGLSVETYTARRAYQIASEYRRRGVPVVMGGIHATLCPDEVAHYAECVVTGSADQSWPLLLEDLRAGRMRKHYQAGHAPSLSGWKYDRSIFQGKRYLPIQLIEFGRGCRLSCEFCAVQAAFRNTYSGRPVDDVIAEVADVSKGGRRGLIFFVDDNLACEPERLKEFLRALIPLKVRWVGQAGINVAHDPELLDLIVRSGCRCLLIGFESLQPANLREMSKPINELRGGVERAVAELQRFGVPVYGTFVFGCDGDTPDDFERTVAFSVEHGFLLAAFAHLMPFPGTALYRRLASEQRLLHESWWLDCHYAYNTVAFQPRHLSTDALRGHCLAARRAFFSWPNMLRRSLAAGRKQHDYWTVNLLHRAELGLRDGHPLGDQAWSQPLIQAE from the coding sequence ATGCCGCGTGTGACGCTGATCCATCCATGTCTTGGGAGGCGCGCCGGCGAGCGGCGGGGGCTGCGCACCTGGCAGATGCAGCCTCTGTGGGTTGCGGCGCTAGCGGCGCTCCAGCCGGCAGACGTAGAACTCCGCTTCTACGACGATCGCCTGGAGGCCATCCCCTTTGACGAGCCAACTGACCTCGTGGGGCTCAGCGTCGAAACCTACACCGCGCGGCGTGCCTACCAGATTGCGAGCGAGTACCGCCGGCGTGGTGTTCCGGTTGTGATGGGCGGCATTCACGCGACTCTCTGTCCCGACGAAGTGGCGCATTACGCAGAATGCGTCGTTACCGGCAGCGCGGACCAGAGTTGGCCCCTGCTTCTAGAGGACCTGCGTGCCGGCCGAATGCGGAAGCACTATCAGGCGGGCCACGCGCCATCCCTGAGCGGCTGGAAGTACGACCGCAGCATCTTTCAAGGCAAACGGTACCTGCCGATCCAGCTCATCGAATTCGGCCGGGGCTGCCGCCTCAGTTGTGAGTTCTGCGCGGTGCAAGCGGCCTTCCGCAATACATACAGCGGGCGGCCGGTCGACGACGTGATCGCGGAGGTAGCCGATGTCTCCAAAGGCGGTCGTCGTGGGCTGATCTTCTTCGTGGACGACAATCTCGCCTGCGAGCCAGAGAGGCTCAAGGAGTTTCTGCGCGCCCTGATCCCGTTGAAGGTGCGATGGGTGGGGCAGGCGGGCATCAACGTGGCGCATGATCCGGAGTTGCTCGATCTGATTGTGCGTAGTGGTTGCCGCTGTCTGCTCATCGGCTTCGAGAGTCTTCAGCCGGCCAACTTGCGCGAGATGAGCAAGCCGATCAATGAGCTGCGAGGCGGCGTCGAACGAGCGGTCGCGGAGTTGCAGCGGTTTGGAGTGCCGGTCTATGGGACGTTCGTCTTCGGCTGCGACGGCGACACTCCGGACGACTTTGAGCGCACGGTCGCTTTCAGCGTCGAGCACGGTTTTCTACTCGCCGCGTTTGCGCACTTGATGCCGTTCCCCGGGACTGCTCTCTACCGGCGTCTCGCCTCCGAGCAACGTCTGCTCCACGAAAGCTGGTGGCTGGATTGCCACTACGCCTACAACACGGTCGCCTTCCAACCCCGCCATCTCAGCACCGACGCTCTGCGAGGCCATTGCCTAGCTGCGCGGCGGGCATTCTTCTCGTGGCCCAACATGCTGCGTCGCAGCCTCGCCGCGGGACGGAAGCAGCACGACTATTGGACTGTAAACCTGCTGCATCGGGCTGAACTGGGGCTGCGTGACGGCCATCCGTTGGGCGACCAGGCGTGGAGCCAGCCGCTGATCCAAGCGGAGTGA
- a CDS encoding glucose 1-dehydrogenase, giving the protein MSKLAGKVAVVTGASKGIGAAIAKSLAAEGASVIVNYASSKVGADAVVGAIAASGGKAVAVGGDVSKAAEAKGLIDAAIRNFGRLDILVNNSGVYEFAPIEGVTEELFHRTFNINVLGLLLTTQAAVPHLGEGASIINIGSVASSVTPPHSTVYTGTKGAVDAITGVLAKELGARKIRVNSINPGMVETEGVHAAGFIGTDFEKGTVAQTPLGRIGQVDDIASIATFLASDDSKWLTGELVRAGGGLR; this is encoded by the coding sequence ATGAGCAAGCTCGCAGGAAAAGTCGCGGTCGTTACCGGCGCATCCAAAGGTATCGGCGCCGCCATTGCCAAATCACTGGCCGCGGAAGGCGCGTCTGTCATCGTCAACTATGCCTCCAGCAAGGTCGGCGCGGATGCCGTGGTCGGCGCGATCGCCGCAAGCGGAGGCAAGGCCGTTGCCGTGGGTGGGGACGTATCCAAGGCCGCGGAAGCGAAGGGACTGATCGATGCCGCCATCAGGAACTTCGGCCGCCTCGACATCCTGGTGAACAACTCGGGCGTCTACGAGTTTGCGCCGATCGAGGGTGTCACCGAGGAACTGTTCCACAGAACTTTCAACATCAATGTCCTCGGCCTTCTGCTGACCACGCAGGCCGCCGTCCCCCACCTTGGAGAAGGCGCCAGCATCATCAATATCGGCTCCGTAGCGAGCAGCGTGACACCGCCCCATAGTACGGTCTATACCGGCACCAAGGGTGCGGTCGACGCCATCACGGGGGTTCTTGCCAAGGAACTCGGCGCCCGAAAAATCCGTGTCAACTCCATTAATCCTGGCATGGTGGAGACCGAAGGCGTTCACGCCGCGGGCTTCATTGGCACCGACTTCGAAAAAGGGACCGTGGCACAAACCCCGCTTGGCCGCATCGGCCAGGTGGACGATATCGCCAGCATTGCGACCTTTCTGGCCTCCGACGACTCAAAGTGGCTGACAGGTGAGCTCGTGCGTGCCGGCGGTGGGCTCCGCTAA
- a CDS encoding Gfo/Idh/MocA family oxidoreductase: protein MQRRDFLNRVGAGTVAWTAMSQQAVHGANDRLRVGLIGCGGRGTLDARLMRGTPVDIQAVAPDNYHDGNLDARIKEPRNVEIAGLCDVYGSRVDRAKQWAPQAKTYADFRAMLADKEIDAVIIATPDPWHAPMMMLACEAGKDVYLEKPVMYRLAEAKYMVETVRRTKRIVQIGTQHRSAEHIGEAARMIASGKIGEVRYVRVWNYMSTFWGNPAVPDSDPPSDLNWDAWLGPAPKVPFNRNRLNYRSFMDYTNGIISDYGNHRFDSVHQIMGVDTPRNVVSSALRFNQKLAGDIPDMQTATYEYPTFILGYECCNYNGHGLGGRTAGMSYYGMRGPEDRPHGMAFYGTEAALFVDRIGMELYPEPIPPEPGQRFARGAQWKPRMEKIRMNEDEPTPLHTKNFVDCVRARRQPAANIEVGVRATAIACMGNVAYWTGRKLAWDDRSFGFPGVPEAEKYLSREYRKPWDLVKMG from the coding sequence ATGCAAAGACGAGATTTCCTGAACCGGGTGGGCGCCGGCACCGTGGCTTGGACCGCAATGTCGCAGCAAGCGGTACATGGGGCCAACGACCGGCTTCGCGTCGGGTTGATCGGGTGCGGCGGCCGGGGCACGCTCGATGCCCGTCTGATGCGCGGAACCCCGGTTGATATTCAGGCGGTGGCTCCGGACAACTACCACGATGGCAACCTCGATGCCCGGATCAAGGAACCCCGCAATGTCGAGATCGCCGGATTGTGCGACGTCTACGGCAGCCGGGTGGACCGCGCCAAACAGTGGGCTCCGCAGGCGAAGACGTATGCGGATTTTCGCGCGATGCTGGCCGACAAAGAGATTGATGCGGTGATCATCGCCACTCCGGACCCGTGGCACGCCCCCATGATGATGCTGGCCTGCGAGGCGGGGAAGGACGTCTACCTCGAGAAACCGGTGATGTACCGGCTGGCCGAAGCGAAGTACATGGTGGAGACGGTCCGGCGCACCAAGCGGATCGTGCAGATCGGGACGCAGCACCGGTCGGCGGAACATATCGGGGAAGCCGCCAGAATGATCGCGAGCGGCAAGATCGGGGAGGTCCGCTACGTGCGCGTGTGGAACTACATGAGCACGTTCTGGGGCAACCCGGCGGTGCCGGACAGTGATCCGCCATCCGATCTGAACTGGGATGCATGGCTGGGTCCGGCTCCGAAGGTGCCGTTCAACCGAAACCGGCTGAATTACCGCTCGTTCATGGACTACACGAACGGGATCATCAGCGATTACGGCAACCACCGCTTCGATTCGGTTCACCAGATCATGGGGGTGGATACGCCCAGGAATGTAGTCTCTTCCGCGCTGCGATTCAACCAGAAGCTGGCCGGCGACATCCCGGATATGCAAACGGCCACCTATGAGTATCCGACGTTCATTCTTGGCTACGAATGCTGCAACTACAACGGCCACGGTCTCGGCGGCCGGACCGCGGGGATGAGCTATTACGGCATGAGAGGGCCGGAGGACCGCCCGCACGGCATGGCGTTCTACGGCACGGAGGCGGCTCTGTTTGTCGATCGAATCGGGATGGAGTTGTATCCCGAGCCGATCCCGCCGGAGCCCGGCCAGCGCTTCGCACGGGGCGCGCAGTGGAAGCCCCGCATGGAGAAGATCAGGATGAACGAGGACGAGCCGACGCCGCTGCATACCAAGAACTTCGTGGATTGTGTGCGGGCGCGGAGGCAGCCGGCGGCGAACATCGAGGTGGGTGTGCGAGCGACGGCGATCGCGTGCATGGGCAATGTTGCTTACTGGACCGGACGGAAGCTGGCTTGGGACGACAGGAGTTTCGGTTTCCCCGGCGTGCCGGAGGCGGAGAAGTACCTTTCCCGCGAGTATCGAAAGCCCTGGGATCTGGTGAAGATGGGGTAG